The following coding sequences are from one Methanococcoides orientis window:
- a CDS encoding ferredoxin--NADP reductase, with protein sequence MEFEALITEIIQQTHDVKSFRLERPEGFDYKAGQYFFVSIPVNGQIQRKPFTISSSPTEKGFLEFTKKLTGHEFSDELDAMNVGDVVVINGPYGRFTFEGEFEKIALISGGIGITPMISICRYCNDTRSDTDIIILSSNKKAEDIAFRDELEEMNNKNANLKVVHTLTRAEDDWPGCKGRICDTIIMDYIPDFMDRVLYVCGPPAMMKATEELLLNMNVPKEQIKKEALVGF encoded by the coding sequence ATGGAATTTGAAGCACTTATTACTGAAATCATACAGCAGACGCATGATGTTAAAAGCTTCAGGCTCGAAAGACCTGAAGGTTTCGATTATAAAGCAGGACAGTATTTCTTTGTCAGCATCCCTGTAAATGGACAGATCCAGCGCAAGCCTTTCACAATATCAAGCAGTCCGACAGAAAAGGGTTTCTTGGAATTCACAAAGAAGCTAACAGGGCATGAGTTCTCTGATGAGCTTGATGCTATGAATGTTGGTGATGTTGTAGTTATTAACGGTCCATATGGCAGGTTCACATTCGAAGGTGAGTTCGAAAAGATCGCCCTTATCAGTGGCGGTATTGGTATTACTCCGATGATCAGTATCTGCAGGTATTGCAATGATACAAGATCGGATACTGATATTATTATTCTGAGTAGCAATAAAAAAGCTGAAGATATTGCATTCAGGGACGAACTGGAGGAAATGAACAATAAAAATGCCAACCTAAAAGTCGTGCATACTCTGACACGTGCAGAAGACGACTGGCCCGGTTGTAAGGGGCGAATTTGTGATACTATCATCATGGATTATATCCCTGATTTCATGGACCGTGTTCTCTATGTTTGTGGTCCGCCAGCGATGATGAAAGCAACGGAAGAATTGCTACTTAATATGAATGTGCCTAAAGAACAGATCAAGAAGGAAGCACTTGTGGGATTCTGA
- the rbr gene encoding rubrerythrin, with amino-acid sequence MELKGSKTEKNLLKAFAGESQARNRYTYFASVARKAGYQQISAIFSETADNEKEHAKRLFKFLEGGEVEITASYPAGMISDTRANLESAAQGENYEHSTMYPEFAEVAEKEGFLEIADVFKHIAIAEKGHEERYRKLAANIDHEMVFRKDGTVAWRCRNCGYIHEGPEPPEECPACAHPQDYFEIKAENY; translated from the coding sequence ATGGAATTAAAAGGTAGTAAAACCGAAAAGAACCTGTTGAAGGCCTTTGCAGGTGAATCACAGGCAAGGAATCGATATACTTACTTTGCATCAGTTGCGAGAAAGGCAGGATATCAGCAGATCTCTGCTATCTTTTCTGAAACTGCTGATAATGAGAAAGAGCATGCAAAAAGACTCTTCAAGTTCCTTGAAGGTGGCGAGGTGGAAATAACTGCTTCCTATCCTGCAGGTATGATCTCTGACACAAGAGCAAATCTTGAATCTGCTGCACAAGGTGAGAACTACGAACACTCAACAATGTATCCGGAGTTCGCAGAAGTGGCTGAAAAGGAAGGCTTCCTCGAAATCGCAGATGTGTTCAAGCACATAGCTATTGCAGAGAAAGGTCATGAGGAGCGCTACCGTAAACTTGCTGCCAATATTGATCACGAAATGGTCTTCAGGAAAGATGGCACTGTTGCATGGAGATGTCGAAATTGCGGATATATCCATGAAGGTCCTGAACCTCCTGAGGAATGTCCTGCATGTGCACATCCACAGGACTATTTCGAGATAAAGGCTGAGAACTATTGA
- the afpA gene encoding archaeoflavoprotein AfpA → MKRIAWGITGSGDQIVETYQVMRDIKERTDIEFMVFLSKEGEVVMKWYRMWDDIQRDFPNFKTDAGPNSPFIAGPLQVGHYDALIIAPTTANSVAKIVYGIADSLVTNVVAQTAKGDTPIYILAVDQKRGTVDTVAPNGKKMTLKMREVDVSNSEKLAQMENITLLETPEDLYALVGLDKE, encoded by the coding sequence ATGAAACGTATAGCATGGGGGATTACAGGTTCAGGTGACCAGATCGTTGAGACCTATCAGGTAATGCGTGATATTAAAGAACGTACTGATATCGAGTTCATGGTTTTCCTTTCAAAGGAGGGGGAGGTCGTAATGAAATGGTATCGCATGTGGGATGATATCCAGAGAGATTTTCCTAACTTCAAGACCGATGCAGGTCCTAACTCACCATTTATTGCCGGTCCTCTTCAGGTAGGTCATTATGATGCCCTTATCATCGCACCGACTACTGCGAATAGTGTTGCCAAGATCGTGTATGGTATTGCAGACTCGCTGGTGACGAATGTGGTTGCTCAGACTGCCAAGGGTGATACTCCGATCTATATTCTGGCAGTTGACCAGAAAAGAGGAACTGTGGATACTGTTGCACCAAATGGAAAGAAGATGACCCTTAAGATGCGTGAAGTGGATGTGTCCAATTCGGAAAAGCTCGCACAGATGGAGAATATCACACTGCTTGAGACACCCGAAGACCTCTATGCTCTTGTGGGTCTGGATAAAGAGTAA
- a CDS encoding DUF429 domain-containing protein, translated as MPSSPANPKTLVYGVDFSGSKTACKKIWVSRGTIHNETLHINSCCPISNLMHNDIRKERDNCLSFLRELISIETEAIFGLDLSLGFPQAIINDQSWESSILNFSKSYNSPEDFRNKCRNTMGNKEVKRTTEIQKKAPFCVYNLRLYRQTYYGIRCIIEPLVKKKAACIIPMQEQVAGKASVIEICPACTLKRNGIYIHYKGKNNRELENRRIILSTIKTWKIELEKEVIKAALEDTEGDALDSILAAYAAYHALQKMESSTPLAEEYLSEGMIYD; from the coding sequence ATGCCCTCATCCCCTGCCAACCCGAAAACCCTTGTTTATGGGGTAGACTTCAGCGGATCAAAGACCGCATGTAAGAAGATATGGGTCAGCAGAGGAACAATACATAACGAAACACTTCACATCAACAGTTGTTGCCCGATCTCCAACCTGATGCATAATGACATCAGGAAAGAAAGGGACAACTGCCTTTCTTTTCTCCGAGAACTAATTTCAATCGAAACAGAGGCCATCTTCGGCCTTGACCTTTCACTGGGCTTCCCCCAAGCAATTATCAATGACCAAAGTTGGGAAAGCTCGATACTGAATTTTTCAAAAAGTTACAACTCCCCTGAAGACTTTCGTAACAAATGTCGTAATACCATGGGAAACAAAGAAGTCAAGCGTACAACCGAAATTCAGAAAAAAGCTCCATTTTGTGTTTACAACCTCAGGCTTTACAGGCAGACATATTACGGCATCAGATGCATAATAGAACCACTTGTAAAGAAAAAGGCTGCCTGCATAATACCAATGCAAGAACAAGTTGCTGGCAAGGCTTCAGTGATAGAGATATGCCCTGCATGTACACTCAAGAGAAATGGCATTTACATACATTACAAAGGAAAGAACAACAGGGAACTCGAAAACCGCCGAATCATACTATCCACCATAAAGACATGGAAAATAGAACTTGAAAAGGAAGTCATAAAAGCGGCTCTTGAGGACACGGAAGGTGATGCCCTGGATAGCATACTTGCAGCATATGCAGCTTATCATGCACTGCAAAAGATGGAAAGTAGCACACCTTTAGCAGAAGAGTATCTTTCAGAGGGGATGATCTACGACTAA
- a CDS encoding inositol-3-phosphate synthase produces the protein MDKIKIAIAGIGNCASSLIQGLEYYKEKAEKDAIGLMHWDVGGYRPFDIEVVAAFDIDERKVGEDVADAIFAAPNCTTVFCPDVPKTGVKVTMGNIKDGVSEHMVNYEDEYRFIPSSEKESTDEEIVSVLKESGAEILLNFLPVGSEIATRFYAQCALDAGVAFINNMPIFIASNPEWAQKFEEKGIPIIGDDIKAQLGATITHRTLADLFRKRGVKVERTYQLNTGGNTDFLNMLNRDRLSSKKTSKTEAVQSVLAERLEDHNIHVGPSDYVPWQQDNKLCFLRMEGKLFGDVPMNLELRLSVEDSPNSAGVVIDAIRCCKIALNRGTGGILYSPASYFMKHPPKQFTDDDAYRMTNEFIEGTREN, from the coding sequence ATGGACAAAATAAAAATCGCAATCGCAGGAATCGGTAACTGCGCAAGTTCACTGATCCAGGGTCTTGAGTACTACAAAGAAAAAGCGGAAAAAGATGCGATAGGACTAATGCATTGGGATGTTGGCGGGTACAGACCTTTTGATATTGAAGTAGTAGCAGCATTCGACATTGATGAGAGAAAAGTTGGAGAAGATGTTGCAGATGCTATTTTTGCAGCTCCTAACTGCACAACAGTCTTTTGTCCCGATGTGCCAAAGACCGGCGTAAAGGTCACGATGGGAAACATCAAGGATGGTGTCTCCGAACACATGGTGAACTATGAAGATGAATACAGATTCATCCCATCCTCCGAAAAAGAATCCACAGACGAGGAGATAGTCTCCGTATTAAAGGAATCCGGCGCAGAGATCCTTTTGAATTTCCTTCCAGTTGGTTCTGAAATTGCAACTCGGTTCTATGCACAATGTGCACTGGATGCAGGTGTTGCTTTTATCAACAACATGCCAATATTCATTGCCAGTAATCCTGAATGGGCACAAAAGTTCGAAGAAAAAGGAATCCCGATCATAGGAGACGACATTAAAGCACAACTTGGAGCTACCATTACACACCGAACCCTTGCAGATCTTTTCAGGAAGAGAGGAGTTAAGGTTGAAAGAACATACCAACTTAACACAGGCGGTAACACAGACTTCCTCAACATGCTCAACAGGGACAGGCTTTCTTCCAAGAAGACATCAAAGACAGAAGCAGTGCAGTCAGTACTTGCCGAGAGACTGGAAGATCACAATATCCACGTCGGACCAAGTGACTATGTCCCATGGCAGCAAGACAACAAACTATGCTTCCTCAGAATGGAAGGTAAGCTTTTCGGCGATGTGCCAATGAACCTTGAACTCCGCCTTTCAGTGGAAGATTCACCCAATTCTGCAGGAGTTGTCATTGATGCAATCCGCTGCTGCAAGATAGCATTGAACAGAGGAACAGGTGGAATTCTTTACTCCCCAGCCTCATATTTCATGAAGCACCCACCAAAGCAGTTCACTGATGATGATGCATATCGCATGACAAACGAATTTATCGAAGGCACAAGGGAAAATTAA